Below is a genomic region from Isosphaeraceae bacterium EP7.
GCCGACGGTCAGCATCGGCCGCGCGGGCAGCCGCGGGCACCTGAGGGTCGACCCCAAGCAACTGCAAGCGTCGGGCATCGCCGTGCGATGGGTCAACCGCGGCGGTGGCTGCGTCCTCCACCTTCCGGGGCAGATCACCGGCTACTTCGTCTATCCGATGGCCCGCGCCGGCCTCGACGTTGGGTCGTACGTCGGGCATCTGGAGCGGGCGATCGTCGCGACGCTCGCGGAGTTCAATCTGGCAGGCAGCCCCAGGCCCGAGGCGCCCGGGATCTTCCTGGGTCACTCACGGGTGGCTTCGATCGGCGTGGCCGTCAGCCGCTGGATTGCCTATCATGGATTTACGCTGAACGTGGGGGCGTATCTCGAGCCATTCGACGCGATCCTGGACGAGCCGGGGTGGGACGGATACTCCCTGCGGCAGACGTCGATCGAGTCGAGGCGGCAACGCCCGGCGCCCATGGCCCAGGTGCGAGAGTCCCTGATCCGCCAGGTCGAGACGTCCTTCGGCCTGGAGCGGCACCACCTGTACACCCACCATCCCCTGGTCCGCCGCAAGGTGGCATCGCATGTCTATGCCCAGAGCGCGGGTTGACGCCCTCCCCATCCTGCCGATCGTGACCCCGGACGCACCGGCCGCAGCCGGCTGCGGGTCGGGCGGGCCGATCGCGGCGCAAGCCCCGGCCTTGACGGTGATCGACGCCCCGGCCGAGGCCCCTCGCAGGCGGCTCCCTTCGTGGCTGAAGCGGCCGATCCCCGAGTCGGGCGGCACCTACTTCACCAAGGATCTGGTCGGCGAGCTGGGCCTCGAGACGATCTGCGAGAGCGCCAAGTGCCCGAACCGTTCGGAGTGCTGGACCCGCCGCACGGCCACCTTCATGATTCTGGGCGAGACCTGCACCCGCCCCTGCGGCTTCTGCGCCGTGAAGCGAGGCCACCCCGAGGCGGTGGCCATCGACGAGCCCGCCCGCCTGGCCGAGGCCTGCGCCCGGCTTGGCCTCAAGCACGTCGTGATCACCAGCGTGACCCGCGATGACCTGCCCGACGGAGGAGCTGACCACTTCAGGCAGTGCGTCGAGGCCGTCCGCGCCCGCACGGGCGCCACGATCGAGGTCCTCACCCCCGACTTCGATGGCGACGAGCGGGCGATCGAGATCGTCCTCCAGGCTCGCCCAGAGGTCTTCAACCACAACCTGGAGACCGTCCCGAGGCTCCAGCAGTACGTCCGCCGCAAGAGCCAGTACGCCGTCAGCATGAAGGTGCTGGAGCACGCCAAGCGGATCGGCGGGCCCTTTGGCGTGCGGACCAAGAGCGGCCTGATGCTCGGCCTGGGCGAGACGACCGAAGAAGTCCTGGAGACGATGGCCGACCTGCGGGCCATCGACTGCGACTTCCTCACGATCGGCCAGTATCTCCAGCCCTCGCTGAAGCATCTGCCGGTCGACCGCTACCTCCACCCCGACGAGTTCGACGAGCTTGGCCGCCTGGCCCGCGCGATGGGCTTCGCCGAGGTTGCCAGCGGCCCGTTCGTCCGCTCCAGCTATCACGCCGACGAGATGGCCGCCTCAGCCCACACTCATTGATGAGCGGACGCCACGGCGTTGCGTGGGTCCTGGCGTCTTCTCGCCCGGAATCGCTAGAATGAAGGACGAACCGCGAGGCCGGGAGGTCTGTCCCTCCTCCCGGGGTTCGACCAGGATCGTCCGATGTTGCCCTGGACGGAGTTGCGCAGGAGATCGTCCGTGCCCGAGACGCTGTTCCAGAAGGTGTGGAATCGTCACGTCGTCAAGGCCACCGACGAGGCGACGCTGCTTTATATCGATCGGCACCTGATCCACGAAGTGACCAGCCCGCAGGCCTTCGACGGCCTCAGGCTCGCCAATCGCAAGGTGCGCCGGCCCGACCTGACGTTCGCCACGCTCGACCATAATGTGCCGACCGAAGATCAGCTCAATATTCGCGAGCCCAACTCACGCAAGCAGGTCGAGGCGCTGCGGAGTAACGCACGCGAGTTCGGCCTGACCCTGTATGACATGGGCAGCGGCCGGCAGGGGATCGTCCACGTCATCGGCCCCGAGCTGGGCCTGACCCTTCCCGGCACCACGATCGTCTGCGGCGACAGCCACACCAGCACCCATGGCGCCTTCGGCGCGCTGGCCTTCGGCATTGGCACCAGCGAGGTCGAGCACGTCCTGGCCACCCAGACCCTCTGGCAGGGGCGTCGGCCCAAGTCACTGGGCGTCGAGGTGACCGGCAAGCTCCCCGCGAGCCTCGAGCCCAAGGATATCATCCTGGCGATCATCCGGGCGATCGGCACCGGCGGCGCAACCGGGCACGTCATCGAGTATTACGGGCCGGCCATCACGGCGCTGTCGATGGAAGGCCGCCTGACGATCTGCAACATGTCGATCGAGGCGGGTGCCCGCGCGGGCATGATCGCCCCCGACGAGACGACCCTCGACTACATCACCAAGGGCGACCGGCCATTCTCCCCCAAAGGCCGTGATCTCGACATCGCGCTGGCCGACTGGAAGTCCCTGACGACCGACGACCCCGAGGCGTTCGACCGCCATATCACGCTCGACGCCTCGACGCTCGTCCCGCAGGTCACCTGGGGGACTAATCCGGCGATGACCGTCGACGTGACCGGCAATGTTCCCGACCCCTCCGAGGTGCCCTTCTCCAGTCGAGAAGACGCCGAGCGGGCGCTCGCTTACATGGGCCTGAAGGCCGGCACGCCGATCCGCGATATTCCGGTCGACGTCGTCTTCATCGGCTCGTGCACCAACGGCCGGATCGAGGACCTTCGCGTTGCCGCCAACGTCTTCCGCGGCCGCAAGGTCGCCGAGAGCGTGCGGGCCCTGATCGTCCCCGGCAGCGAGCAGGTCCGCAGCCAGGCCGAGGCCGAGGGGCTCGATCGAATCTTCATCGATGCCGGAGCCGAGTGGCGTCAGGCCGGTTGCAGCATGTGCCTGGCGATGAACCCGGACAAGCTCACCGATGGTCAGCGTTCGGCCAGCACCAGCAATCGCAACTTCGAAGGCCGCCAGGGCCCCGGGGGCCGGACCCACCTGGTCAGCCCCGCGATGGCCGCCGCCGCCGCGGTCGCCGGAAAGTTCGTCGACGTCCGCACGCTGCTCAACTGAGTCCATCCAAAACACCGAGTCCAGGCAGCCGGCCGCGCCCCTGCTCCAGTGGCCGGGCCGGGCCGGCCGCCTGCCTTCGCGCCGAAACTCCACACCCGAGATTCCCGCCCATGGAACCGTTCACCCAGCACCGCGGCCGGGTCGCCGTCCTCGACTGGTCCGACGTGAACACCGACCTGATCATCCCGGCCCGCTACCTCAAGCGGATCGAGCGGATTGGCTACGGCCCCCTGCTCTTCGCCGACAAGAAGTACTGCCCCGGCGAGTCTCCGCAGATCGACGACCCGGGCGTGCACGGCGCGCTCGACCCAAGCTTCCCGCTGAACAAGCCAGAGCTTGCAGGCGCCACGGTGCTCGTCGCCGGCCGCAACTTCGGCTGCGGATCGAGCCGCGAGCACGCCGTCTGGGCCGTCGCCCAGGCCGGCTTCCGCGCCGTCATCGCCCCCGGTAAGGACGAAGGCTTCGCCGACATCTTCGAGGGCAACGCCCGCAATAACGGGCTGCTCCCCATCGAGCTGGACGACGCCGAGTGGAAGACCATCGCCGACGCCGGCCAGAAGCCGGGCGGGGCCGAGGTCACCATCGACCTGAACAAGAAGACGGTCACGCTCCACGCCGAAGGCGTCGGGCCGACCGAGTTCGCCTTCGACATCCCCGAGTCGGACCGTCAACGGATCTTGCAGGGCCTCGACTTCATCGCCGAGACCTTGCAGTATGACTCGGCCATCGCGGCCCAGGAACAGGGAATGCCCGCCTGGATCACCCCGAAGACGGGCTGAAATCGTCTGAATGAAGCAGTTACCCGGCCAGGATTCGAACCTGGAAAAGCAGTACCAAAAACTGCTGTGTTACCGTTACACCACCGGGTAATGGAGAACTGACCCTGCCCTCGCATTCTAACGAGGGCAATGCCCGACGAAAAGACGATTCAGGTCGCGGGGAGAGAATGGTGCGAGTGACGTTGCAACTCTTCGCCCTGGCTCGCCAGCGGGCCGGCCGAGATCGGGTCGAGCTGGACCTGCCCGACCCCGCGACCGTGGCCGACCTCAAGGCGGGACTCGCGCGTGCCGTGCCCGAACTCGCAGCCCTGATCGGATCAATGCGGTTCGCCGTCGACGAGGAATACGCCGACGACCTGACGACGGTCCTCGCAGGCTCCTCGCTCGCGGCGATCCCGCCCGTGAGCGGGGGAGCCACGGCGGAAGACTCGGCGACCGAGGTCCCCCGATGATCGAGATTTGCGAAGGCCCCATCGACCATGCCGCGCTGACCGACCGCGTCCGCTCGAACGACGCAGGGGCCGTCTGCACATTCCTTGGGACCGTCCGGGAGATGACCGGCGATCGGCGTACGTCGAGGCTCGACTACGAAGCCTATCCCGCGATGGCCGCCAAGACTCTGCAAGCGCTCGAGGACGAGGCCCGAAGCCGCTGGCCGATTCTCGACGTGGCATTGGTGCATCGCATCGGGCGGATGGAACTGGGCGAGATCAGCGTCGTCGTTGCGGTGAGCTGCCCGCACCGGATTCAGGCCTTCGAAGCCTGCCGCTGGCTGATCGACACGCTCAAGGAGCGGGTGCCGATCTGGAAGAAAGAGACCTGGGCCGACGGATCCGAAGAATGGGTCCATCCGGGTTTGCCCACGCAGACAACCGAGCCCCCCGCCGCTTGATGGGGCAGTTTGGCACGCGTACGATGTTGGAGGATTCTTCAACGACATCGGGGCCCGGCTTCCGAGCCTCCGCTGCCCCCGTCCGGAGCGGCCTTCATGATGCGTCTGGCCTGCCTGGCCGCAATTCTGGCCTTTCTCTCGGCTTCGACCTCATTTGGCGGGGAACCCGCGACGGACGCGTCGGCCCTGGCATTCTTCGAGTCGAAGGTCCGGCCGATCCTCGTCGAGCGTTGCCTGAGCTGCCATTCCGCGGCCGAAGGCAAGAAGGTCCGCGGCGGGCTGCGGCTCGACACCAAGGAAGGCTGGACGACCGGCGGCGACAACGGCCCCGCGGCCGTGCCGGGCAATCCCGACGAGAGCCTGATCGTCCAGGCCATCAAATACGGCGACCCAGACCTCCGGATGCCGCCCAAGGGGAAGCTCCCCGAGGCCGAGATTCAGGTCCTGAACGACTGGATCCGTCAGGGGGCCATCGATCCGCGGACCGGTGCGACGGCGACCGCCAAGAAGGCCGGGATTGACCTGACAGCCGGACGCAGGCATTGGGCGTTCCAGCCGCTCGTCCGTGGTGAGCGACCCGAGGTGCGCGACCTCGCCTGGTGCCGGACTCCCATTGACCGCTTCATCGCGGCGAAGCTCGACGCGGCGGGGCTGACCCCGTCCCCCGAAGTCGACCGCCGTCGCCTGATCCGCCGGGCCACATTCGACCTGACCGGCCTGCCTCCCACCCCCGACGAGATCGCCGCCTTCCTCGCCGATGCCCGGCCCGATGCCTATGACCATCTCATCGATCGCCTGCTGGAGAGCCCGCGTTATGGCGAGCGCTGGGCGCGGCACTGGCTTGACCTGGCCCGATATGCCGAGAGCCACGGCTTCGAGCACGACTACGACCGACCTACCGCTTACACGTACCGCGACTTCCTGATCGAAGCCCTCAACGCCGACCTGCCCTATGACACGTTCGTGCGCTGGCAACTGGCCGGCGACGAGCTTGCCCCCGAGAGCAACCTGGCGCTCAAGGCCACCGGTTTCCTGGCGGCCGGGACGCACAGCACGCAGATCACGGCCAATCAGGTGGAGAAGGAACGGTACGACGAGCTCGATGACATGCTGGGAACGACCAGCACGGCATTCCTGGGCCTGACCGTCGGCTGTGCTCGCTGCCACGACCACAAATACGACCCGATCCCGACGGCCGACTACTACCGGATGCTGTCCACCTTCACCACCACGGTGCGCAGCGAGGTCGAACTGAACGTCGACCCCAAAGGGTTCGCCCTGGCCAAACTGGCGCACGACGCCGAGCACGCCAGCCACGTCGCCAAACGACATACCTTCGAAGCCGAGACGCTCCCTGCTCGGCTGGCCGCCTGGGAATTGAGCCGCAAGCAGGCCAGGTCCGACGGGCCGGCCTGGGTCGCGCTCGACCCAGTCCAGATGAAGGCGGACGGAGGCGCGTCGTTCAGCAAGCTGGAAGACGGGTCGATCCGCGTCGCGGGGAACAACCCTGAGTTCGACGTCTACACTGTGAGCGCCGCCTGCGACCTGCCCAACGTCACCGGGGTCCGCCTGGAAGCCCTGGCGGATGCTGCCCTGGTGCGTGGCGGCCCCGGCCGTGCGGACAACGGGAACTTCGCGCTCACCGACCTGAAGGTGGTTTCGGGCCCTCGCTACGGCATCGGGCCGATGTCGGACCTGACCCTCGTGAATCCCAAGGCGACGTTCGAGCAGGCGGGTCTTCCGGTCTCGGGCGTGGTGGATGCTGACCTCAAGTCGGCCTGGGCCGTCGACCCTCAGTTTGGCCAGGACCAGGTCGCCGTCTTCGAGACGGCCGCCGACGTCCCCATCGACAGCGCCTGCATTCTCACGTTCCGCCTCTCCTTCAAGAACAACGCCCGCCACGGCCTCGGTCGTTTCCGGCTGGCCGCCACCGCCTCGCCCCGCCCCATCGCGCTGAACGATGACGGCGTCCCGCCCGCCCTGAAGCCAATCCTCGCCCTCGCACCCGCCGATCGTTCCGAAGCCCAGAGCCGGCAACTCCTCGACTGGTTCCGGACGATCGACGCGGAATGGCGGGCCCTCGACGCGTCGGTCGCCGAGCATGCCAGGTCGGCCCCTCAGATGCGGGGGTCGAAGGCGCTCATCTCGACGGAGGGGCGGCCAGCCGTCCGGCTACACACGCAAGGGGGCGACTTCCTGGAGAAGACGCACTACTTGAAGCGTGGCGACGTCAATCAGAAGCAAGGTGAGGCTCCCCCGGGGTTCTTGCAGGTCCTGGAGAATGCGTCGGAAGGCGAGGCCCGATGGACGACCGCCCCGCCGCCGGGCTGGCACACGTCCTATCGCCGTGCCGCCTTGGCCCGCTGGATGACCGACCTCGACGCCGGGGCCGGGGCGCTTGCGGCGAGGGTGGCGGTCAACCGGCTCTGGCACCATCATCTGGGCCGCGGGATCGTGGCGACGCCCAGCGACTTCGGCAACCAGGGGGAACCGCCCACCCATCCCGAACTGCTCGACTGGCTCGCCTCCGAGCTGGTGCGCGGCGGCTGGAAGCTCAAGCCGCTGCACAAGCTGATCATGACCAGCGCCGTCTACATGCAGGGGACGACCTTCGACCCAGCGAAGGCCGCCATCGACCCCGAGGATCGCCTGTTGTGGCGGCGGACCCGCAAGCGGCTCGAAGCCGAGGCGGTGCGCGACAGCCTCCTGTTCGTGGCGGGCCAGCTCGACGGCCGGATGTACGGGCCGGGCTCGCTGGATGAGCGGATGAAGCGCCGGAGCGTCTATTTCGCCGTGAAGCGGAGCAAGCTGATCCCGATGATGAGCCTGTTCGACGCCCCCGACGCCCTCCAGCCGATCCCCGCGCGGTCGTCGACGACCATCGCGCCGCAGTCGCTCTTCCTGATGAACAGCCCCCTGGTCCGTGACTGGGCCGAGGCCTTCGCCGGCCGCCTGGAAGCGAAGCCCGATGGGCGGATCGACGCCGCCTATGCCATCGCCGTCGGTCGCCCCCCCACTCCGGACGAGGCGTCCAGGGCCGTCGAATTCCTGGCCGGGCAGGCCGAGTCGTACAGGCTCGACGGCCAGGCCGACGCCGATCACCGTGCCCTGGGAGACTTCTGCCAGGTCTTGATGGGCCTGAACGAATTCTTGTACGCCGACTGATCCAGACTTCGACGGCCGATCACGCCCCAACGAGGCCGATTCCAATGCCCATCATCCCGCATTTCAGCGCACAGCCGGCCGCCGCCTTCCCTAGCCGCCGATCATTCCTCACCCGCACCGGCCAGGGGATGGGGATGCTCGCGCTGACGGGCTTGTTGCAGCAGGAAGGGCTGGCCCTGGACATCGCCGGTCCCGCGGCCACCGTCGACCCGCTCGCCCCGCATGCTCCCCACTTCCCGGCGAAGGCCAAGTCGGTGATCTGGCTGTTCCTCAACGGCGGGCCTTCGCAGGTCGACACGTTCGACTACAAGCCGGAGTTGGAGAAGCGGAGCGGCGAGGAACTCCCGGGCTTCGACAAGAACACGGGGTTCTTCACCGGGTCGGTCGGCCCGCTGATGAAGTCGCCCTTCAAGTTCGCCCAGCACGGGCAGAGCGGTTCGTGGGTTTCAGACATCTTCCCCCACCTGTCCGGCCACGTCGACGACATGGCGTTCTTGCACGCCTGCCACACCGAGACCAACAACCACTCGCCGGCCCTCTTCCAGATCAACACCGGCATGAGCCGGATGGGATACCCCTGCGTGGGGGCGTGGGTCACCTATGGACTGGGCACCGAGAATCGGAACCTCCCCGCGTTCGTCGTGATGTACGACACCCTGGGCCGGGGCCTGCCCAAGGGACACGCGCAGAACTGGGGGACGGGCTTCTTGCCGGGCGTCTATCAGGGGACTGCCGTCAACCCGCGTGGTGCCCCCATCAATAATCTGGAGCGCCCATCGACGCTCGGCGACCGTCGCCAACGGGCCCAGCTCGACCTGCTCCGCTCGCTCAATACCGACTACCAGGCCGAGAACCCCGGCGAGGCGGCGCTCGCCGCGCGGATCGAGTCGTTCGAGCTGGCCTATCGGATGCAGATGTCGGCGCCCGAGGCCTTCGACGTCGACCGAGAGTCGCCCGCCACGCGTGCGCTCTACGGCATGGACGACCCGAAGTGCGGCCACTTCGCCCGCCAGTGCCTGCTGGCCCGCCGCCTGGTGGAGCGTGGCGTCCGATTCGTCCAGATCTTCAGCGGCGGCATGGAGAACGAGCGGAGCTGGGACGGCCACGCCGACATCGTCAAGAACCACGGCGGTTTCGCCCAGGAGACCGACCGACCCATGGCCGCGCTCCTTGCCGACCTCAAGGGGCGTGGGCTGCTCGACGACACCCTCGTCGTCTGCTGCGGCGAGTTCGGCCGCCTGCCGATTGTCCAGAAGGGGGGGACGGGTCGGGACCACAACCCCCACGCCTTCACCACCTGGATGGCCGGCGGCGGCACCAAGGGCGGGACGCATTACGGCGAGACCGACGAGTTCGGCCACAAGGCGGTCGTCGACCGGGTGAGCGTCAACGACCTCCACGCCACGATGCTCAGACTCCTCGGCCTCGACCACACTCGCCTGACCTACCGCTACAGCGGGCGCGACTTCCGCCTCACCGACGTCGCCGGTCGAGTCGTCGACGAGATCATCGCCTGACCTTTCCCGGCATCGTTCCGCCACAAACCGGGATGAGGATTGACGCGTCCCGAGCATTAGTTTACACCTAAACGACATGAGCGATGTGCGGAAGACCGACGACCGTTCCCTCCCGGTCTTGAATCAGGATCCTCGCCCCTGGTCCGCCAGGGCGTGCGTCGCGCTGTTCCGATTTCAGGGGCGTTTCGAGCGGCGGATGGGCGCGACTCTCGGGGCCCATGGGCTGACCCCGGCGCAGTTCGACGTGCTCGCGACTCTCTGGCACGGCGAGGGAATCACCCAGCAAGAGCTGGCGCAGCGACTCCTGGTCACGAAGGGGAACGTGGTCGGGCTCATCGATCGGATGACCGCATCGGCATGGGTCGAGCGACGCCCCGATCCCGAAGATCGGCGTGCCAATCGCCTCTACCTGACCGACGCCGGCCGGACGATCCTGGCCCAGGCGGGCCCCAGCCAGGTTGGCCTCGTCGAACAGGTCTTCGGGACCTTGAACGAGGCGGAACTCGGCCAATTTCACGCCATGCTCGAACGGCTCGAAACGACATGCATGCGGGGCGAGTAATTATTTAACAGGGTAGTTTATCTATCGACCGTCGCCACAGAAACTTTCTTGAAGGAGTGGTTTCCATGATTGCAGAACGCCCGAGTCGCGCTGAAGAGAACGCCCTGGACCTACTCTTCCGGGAGGCGCGTACCCACAACGCCTGGCTCCCGCAGCCGGTCGCCGAGAGGTCCCTCAGGGAGATTTACGACCTGGCCAAGATGGGCCCGACCAGCGTCAATTCGTCGCCCGCGCGCTTCGTCTTCCTGACGACGCCCGAGGCGAAGGAGAGGCTCGTTCCGGGCCTCATGGCCGGCAACGTCGAGAAGACTCGGTCGGCGCCGGTCGTGGTCATCGTGGCCCAAGACATGGAGTTCTACGAGGCCTTGCCGCGACTGATGCCCGCCATGGACGCCCGGTCCTGGTTCGCCGGCAATCCCGCGTTGATTGCCGATGCTGCGTCGCGCAACAGCACCTTGCAGGGCGCCTACCTCATGCTCGCGGCCCGTTCGCTCGGGCTCGATTGCGGGCCGATGTCGGGGTTCGACGCCGAGAAGGTCAACGCCGAGTTCTTCCCCGACGGGAAATGGCGGGCCAACTTCCTCTGCAACCTTGGTTATGGTGACGCACAAGGCCTCCACCCGCGCGGACCGCGACTTGCCTTCGATGAAGCGTGCCGCATCTTCTAATCCGAGTGATCGCTTCCAGGAGTGAGCCCATGTCCTCGACGAACCCGATCACCGCGACGGCCAGCCCGGGCCGCGGGACGAACATCGCCTTGTGGGTCATCCAGGTGCTCCTGGCCCTCGCCTTCGCGATGGCCGGGACCATGAAGCTGGTCGGGCCAGAGATGGCAGTCAAGCAGTTCGAACTCCTCGGCCTGGGCCAGTGGTTCCGCTACCTGACCGGTCTCCTGGAGATCATCGCCGCCGTCTTGCTCGTCCTGCCGGCCTGGAGCGGCTTCGGGGCCCTGCTCCTCGTCCCCATCATGATCGGGGCCGCCGCCGCCCATGTCGCCGTCTTCAAAGACAACCCCGCGGCGCCCCTGGTCATTCTCGGCCTGGCGGCCATCGTTGCCTGGTTCAGGCTCAAGGTTTATCCGATCAACGCACGGAATTCTGGCTGATCGTTGATCCGCCGGCCCAGTCTGTCGTCCGATCGCAAGGTCGATCCATTGACAGCCTGGGCCGGCGGGCGGCGT
It encodes:
- the lipB gene encoding lipoyl(octanoyl) transferase LipB; translated protein: MPTPPLEVYLLGLVDFDDAQQLQRRLAYDLGEAGGGALILCEHTPTVSIGRAGSRGHLRVDPKQLQASGIAVRWVNRGGGCVLHLPGQITGYFVYPMARAGLDVGSYVGHLERAIVATLAEFNLAGSPRPEAPGIFLGHSRVASIGVAVSRWIAYHGFTLNVGAYLEPFDAILDEPGWDGYSLRQTSIESRRQRPAPMAQVRESLIRQVETSFGLERHHLYTHHPLVRRKVASHVYAQSAG
- the lipA gene encoding lipoyl synthase — translated: MSMPRARVDALPILPIVTPDAPAAAGCGSGGPIAAQAPALTVIDAPAEAPRRRLPSWLKRPIPESGGTYFTKDLVGELGLETICESAKCPNRSECWTRRTATFMILGETCTRPCGFCAVKRGHPEAVAIDEPARLAEACARLGLKHVVITSVTRDDLPDGGADHFRQCVEAVRARTGATIEVLTPDFDGDERAIEIVLQARPEVFNHNLETVPRLQQYVRRKSQYAVSMKVLEHAKRIGGPFGVRTKSGLMLGLGETTEEVLETMADLRAIDCDFLTIGQYLQPSLKHLPVDRYLHPDEFDELGRLARAMGFAEVASGPFVRSSYHADEMAASAHTH
- the leuC gene encoding 3-isopropylmalate dehydratase large subunit, whose protein sequence is MPETLFQKVWNRHVVKATDEATLLYIDRHLIHEVTSPQAFDGLRLANRKVRRPDLTFATLDHNVPTEDQLNIREPNSRKQVEALRSNAREFGLTLYDMGSGRQGIVHVIGPELGLTLPGTTIVCGDSHTSTHGAFGALAFGIGTSEVEHVLATQTLWQGRRPKSLGVEVTGKLPASLEPKDIILAIIRAIGTGGATGHVIEYYGPAITALSMEGRLTICNMSIEAGARAGMIAPDETTLDYITKGDRPFSPKGRDLDIALADWKSLTTDDPEAFDRHITLDASTLVPQVTWGTNPAMTVDVTGNVPDPSEVPFSSREDAERALAYMGLKAGTPIRDIPVDVVFIGSCTNGRIEDLRVAANVFRGRKVAESVRALIVPGSEQVRSQAEAEGLDRIFIDAGAEWRQAGCSMCLAMNPDKLTDGQRSASTSNRNFEGRQGPGGRTHLVSPAMAAAAAVAGKFVDVRTLLN
- the leuD gene encoding 3-isopropylmalate dehydratase small subunit gives rise to the protein MEPFTQHRGRVAVLDWSDVNTDLIIPARYLKRIERIGYGPLLFADKKYCPGESPQIDDPGVHGALDPSFPLNKPELAGATVLVAGRNFGCGSSREHAVWAVAQAGFRAVIAPGKDEGFADIFEGNARNNGLLPIELDDAEWKTIADAGQKPGGAEVTIDLNKKTVTLHAEGVGPTEFAFDIPESDRQRILQGLDFIAETLQYDSAIAAQEQGMPAWITPKTG
- a CDS encoding MoaD/ThiS family protein, with the translated sequence MRVTLQLFALARQRAGRDRVELDLPDPATVADLKAGLARAVPELAALIGSMRFAVDEEYADDLTTVLAGSSLAAIPPVSGGATAEDSATEVPR
- a CDS encoding molybdenum cofactor biosynthesis protein MoaE, which produces MIEICEGPIDHAALTDRVRSNDAGAVCTFLGTVREMTGDRRTSRLDYEAYPAMAAKTLQALEDEARSRWPILDVALVHRIGRMELGEISVVVAVSCPHRIQAFEACRWLIDTLKERVPIWKKETWADGSEEWVHPGLPTQTTEPPAA
- a CDS encoding PSD1 and planctomycete cytochrome C domain-containing protein, with amino-acid sequence MMRLACLAAILAFLSASTSFGGEPATDASALAFFESKVRPILVERCLSCHSAAEGKKVRGGLRLDTKEGWTTGGDNGPAAVPGNPDESLIVQAIKYGDPDLRMPPKGKLPEAEIQVLNDWIRQGAIDPRTGATATAKKAGIDLTAGRRHWAFQPLVRGERPEVRDLAWCRTPIDRFIAAKLDAAGLTPSPEVDRRRLIRRATFDLTGLPPTPDEIAAFLADARPDAYDHLIDRLLESPRYGERWARHWLDLARYAESHGFEHDYDRPTAYTYRDFLIEALNADLPYDTFVRWQLAGDELAPESNLALKATGFLAAGTHSTQITANQVEKERYDELDDMLGTTSTAFLGLTVGCARCHDHKYDPIPTADYYRMLSTFTTTVRSEVELNVDPKGFALAKLAHDAEHASHVAKRHTFEAETLPARLAAWELSRKQARSDGPAWVALDPVQMKADGGASFSKLEDGSIRVAGNNPEFDVYTVSAACDLPNVTGVRLEALADAALVRGGPGRADNGNFALTDLKVVSGPRYGIGPMSDLTLVNPKATFEQAGLPVSGVVDADLKSAWAVDPQFGQDQVAVFETAADVPIDSACILTFRLSFKNNARHGLGRFRLAATASPRPIALNDDGVPPALKPILALAPADRSEAQSRQLLDWFRTIDAEWRALDASVAEHARSAPQMRGSKALISTEGRPAVRLHTQGGDFLEKTHYLKRGDVNQKQGEAPPGFLQVLENASEGEARWTTAPPPGWHTSYRRAALARWMTDLDAGAGALAARVAVNRLWHHHLGRGIVATPSDFGNQGEPPTHPELLDWLASELVRGGWKLKPLHKLIMTSAVYMQGTTFDPAKAAIDPEDRLLWRRTRKRLEAEAVRDSLLFVAGQLDGRMYGPGSLDERMKRRSVYFAVKRSKLIPMMSLFDAPDALQPIPARSSTTIAPQSLFLMNSPLVRDWAEAFAGRLEAKPDGRIDAAYAIAVGRPPTPDEASRAVEFLAGQAESYRLDGQADADHRALGDFCQVLMGLNEFLYAD
- a CDS encoding DUF1501 domain-containing protein — translated: MPIIPHFSAQPAAAFPSRRSFLTRTGQGMGMLALTGLLQQEGLALDIAGPAATVDPLAPHAPHFPAKAKSVIWLFLNGGPSQVDTFDYKPELEKRSGEELPGFDKNTGFFTGSVGPLMKSPFKFAQHGQSGSWVSDIFPHLSGHVDDMAFLHACHTETNNHSPALFQINTGMSRMGYPCVGAWVTYGLGTENRNLPAFVVMYDTLGRGLPKGHAQNWGTGFLPGVYQGTAVNPRGAPINNLERPSTLGDRRQRAQLDLLRSLNTDYQAENPGEAALAARIESFELAYRMQMSAPEAFDVDRESPATRALYGMDDPKCGHFARQCLLARRLVERGVRFVQIFSGGMENERSWDGHADIVKNHGGFAQETDRPMAALLADLKGRGLLDDTLVVCCGEFGRLPIVQKGGTGRDHNPHAFTTWMAGGGTKGGTHYGETDEFGHKAVVDRVSVNDLHATMLRLLGLDHTRLTYRYSGRDFRLTDVAGRVVDEIIA
- a CDS encoding MarR family transcriptional regulator; this encodes MGATLGAHGLTPAQFDVLATLWHGEGITQQELAQRLLVTKGNVVGLIDRMTASAWVERRPDPEDRRANRLYLTDAGRTILAQAGPSQVGLVEQVFGTLNEAELGQFHAMLERLETTCMRGE
- a CDS encoding malonic semialdehyde reductase encodes the protein MIAERPSRAEENALDLLFREARTHNAWLPQPVAERSLREIYDLAKMGPTSVNSSPARFVFLTTPEAKERLVPGLMAGNVEKTRSAPVVVIVAQDMEFYEALPRLMPAMDARSWFAGNPALIADAASRNSTLQGAYLMLAARSLGLDCGPMSGFDAEKVNAEFFPDGKWRANFLCNLGYGDAQGLHPRGPRLAFDEACRIF
- a CDS encoding DoxX family protein → MSSTNPITATASPGRGTNIALWVIQVLLALAFAMAGTMKLVGPEMAVKQFELLGLGQWFRYLTGLLEIIAAVLLVLPAWSGFGALLLVPIMIGAAAAHVAVFKDNPAAPLVILGLAAIVAWFRLKVYPINARNSG